One window of the Camelina sativa cultivar DH55 chromosome 1, Cs, whole genome shotgun sequence genome contains the following:
- the LOC104703835 gene encoding uncharacterized protein At4g04775-like, translated as MSNLSTKSTGTSSSRARGRVCGVPKRCWCGEAVVALISKSDPNHYRRYYRCSFAAINKLRNNEHTFKWVDEALLNEVDALISRNAGLEQQLKELRTERLEFDTMVYEKMEKEVLEKVEDGLGEAKSWNKKMMSVILLVCMVMIGLSKVVG; from the exons ATGAGCAATTTATCAACAAAGTCGACTGGAACTTCCAGTTCTCGTGCGAGAGGAAGAGTTTGCGGTGTTCCAAAGAGATGTTGGTGCGGGGAAGCTGTTGTGGCATTGATCTCGAAATCTGATCCGAATCATTACCGGAGATACTACCGTTGTAGTTTTGCTGCAATAAATAAg CTTCGGAACAATGAACACACGTTCAAGTGGGTCGATGAAGCTTTGCTGAATGAGGTAGATGCATTGATCTCGAGGAATGCTGGACTTGAGCAACAGCTGAAAGAGCTTAGGACAGAGAGGTTGGAGTTTGATACTATGGTttatgagaagatggagaaagaggTCTTGGAGAAGGTTGAAGATGGTTTAGGTGAAGCCAAATCATGGAATAAAAAGATGATGAGTGTTATATTGTTAGTCTGTATGGTCATGATTGGACTAAGCAAAGTAGTTGGTTGA
- the LOC104703845 gene encoding uncharacterized protein LOC104703845 yields the protein MSLVERYPGGDYDEEGEDRDEFHIEQLVEDFSDEPPIRHDVYPESEDDDEDGPARARTNMRRGNGELFYKQAFFNGVAFKEAVLDYVLKTGRNLKQYMYDKAKIGYKCVGVNDEDGSKCEWKVYASILSNDRVWKINKFVDKHSCIPNGECEMLTVPHIARLFVDKIKDDPEYFMPRKIEEIVMRDWKISIIRPQCQAARKNARNWIEREYDEQFHRLRDYAAEIMASNPNSHVEVECITDDEGKDMFNRFYVCFDNIRRTWMATCRPIIGIDGCFLKNKIKGQLLVALGRDANNGIYPIAWGVVKVENYDNWLWFAKLMKEDFGLNDGDGFILMSDRQKRLIKAVSEELPKIEHRMCVQHIYGNLKKVHGNKTRLKPLLWDLAWSYNETEYLRHLERIFAYDSRVYSDVMRTNPKSWCRAFHKVGNYCIDVENNPTESFNSSINKAREKPFVAMLEAIRRLAMVRIAKRSALSHSHTGSVLHMLLCFLRMSTN from the exons ATGTCGTTAGTTGAGAGATATCCCGGCGGTGATTAcgacgaagaaggtgaagatCGAGACGAATTTCACATCGAACAGCTAGTTGAGGATTTTAGCGACGAACCTCCAATCCGCCACGATGTGTACCCAGAGAgtgaagacgatgatgaagacGGACCAGCAAGAGCTCGTACGAATATGAGGCGTGGGAATGGGGAGTTGTTCTATAAGCAGGCGTTTTTTAATGGAGTTGCATTCAAGGAGGCAGTTCTCGATTATGTTCTCAAAACCGGGAGAAATCTGAAGCAGTACATGTATGATAAAGCGAAAATAGGGTACAAATGCGTTGGTGTTAATGATGAGGATGGATCTAAATGTGAGTGGAAGGTTTATGCGTCGATTCTGTCAAATGATAGGGTATGGAAGATCAATAAATTTGTTGATAAGCATAGCTGTATCCCAAATGGAGAGTGTGAGATGTTAACAGTGCCTCATATAGCtaggttgtttgttgataagaTTAAAGATGATCCCGAGTACTTCATGCCTAGGAAGATTGAGGAAATCGTAATGAGAGATTGGAAGATTAGTATCATTAGGCCTCAGTGTCAAGCTGCTAGGAAGAATGCTAGAAATTGGATTGAGAGGGAGTATGATGAGCAGTtccatagattaagagattatgcaGCTGAGATTATGGCATCAAACCCGAATTCACATGTAGAGGTCGAGTGTATTACGGACGATGAAGGGAAGGACATGTTCAACAggttctatgtttgttttgacaACATTAGAAGAACATGGATGGCGACTTGTAGGCCGATCATAGGAATTGATGGTTGCTTTTTGAAGAATAAGATTAAGGGTCAGCTATTGGTAGCTTTAGGCAGGGATGCAAACAATGGTATATATCCAATAGCATGGGGAGTTGTCAAGGTTGAGAACTATGACAATTGGCTATGGTTTGCTAAGTTGATGAAAGAAGACTTTGGGTTAAACGATGGTGATGGATTCATCCTTATGTCCGATAGGCAAAAG AGATTGATCAAGGCTGTTTCTGAGGAGTTACCAAAGATAGAGCATCGAATGTGTGTTCAACACATCTACGGTAACTTGAAAAAGGTTCATGGAAATAAGACTCGATTGAAGCCACTACTATGGGATTTGGCATGGTCCTACAATGAGACAGAGTATTTGCGGCATTTGGAGAGGATATTTGCTTATGATTCTCGCGTTTACAGTGATGTAATGAGGACAAATCCAAAGAGTTGGTGTAGGGCATTCCACAAGGTTGGTAATTACTGCATAGATGTCGAAAATAACCCGACTGAGTCATTTAACAGCTCCATCAACAAGGCAAGAGAAAAGCCTTTTGTTGCCATGTTAGAGGCAATAAGACGACTGGCCATGGTGCGAATTGCAAAGAGGTCTGCCTTATCTCATTCTCACAcag GATCTGTACTCCAtatgttgttatgtttcttgcgGATGAGCACAAACTAG
- the LOC104742201 gene encoding uncharacterized protein LOC104742201, with translation MKSYIISLITSQNQTKQKGKKKILRQVYRMEKREDLYPNYFVQRPSTVINDPESEFQSSTRSDSAPLVLSGVNEFPRHSDVLRNSENKFLYEDDEKMLVPLRSSNSGWWIVLQIGWRFLFSLGVALLVFYIATQPPHPNISFRIERFNQFMLEEGVDSHGASTKFLTCNCSIKLIVDNKSNVFGLHIHPPSIKLFFGPLNFAKAQGPKLYALSDESTTFQLYIGTKNQAMYGAGREMDDMLHSRAGLPLILRMSILSDFPVVWNIINPKYHNKVECLLLLGYNELHIEITMIKVKCRLVS, from the exons atgaaatcatatataatttctcTCATCACatcccaaaaccaaacaaaacaaaaaggaaaaaaaaaaatactcaggCAAGTTTATAGAATGGAGAAAAGAGAGGACCTCTACCCAAACTACTTCGTCCAAAGACCTTCAACGGTTATTAATGACCCCGAATCCGAATTCCAATCGTCGACTCGTTCTGACTCAGCGCCATTGGTCTTATCCGGCGTCAATGAATTCCCGAGGCACTCGGATGTCTTGAGAAATTCTGAAAACAAATTCTTGTATGAGGACGATGAGAAGATGTTGGTGCCATTGCGGAGCTCCAATTCGGGTTGGTGGATCGTTTTGCAAATAGGTTGGAGGTTTTTGTTTAGCTTAGGAGTGGCATTGCTTGTCTTCTACATTGCTACTCAGCCTCCTCATCCTAACATTTCTTTTCGA ATTGAAAGGTTTAATCAGTTCATGTTAGAAGAAGGTGTGGATTCACATGGAGCGTCGACTAAGTTCCTCACTTGCAATTGCTCTATCAAGCTCATAGTAGATAACAAGTCTAATGTCTTTGGCCTTCACATTCATCCTCCATCTATCAAATTATTCTTTGGCCCACTCAACTTTGCAAAGGCGCAA ggACCTAAATTATATGCGCTGAGCGATGAGTCGACAACGTTTCAGCTATACATAGGAACAAAGAACCAAGCTATGTATGGGGCAGGAAGAGAGATGGATGATATGCTTCACTCGAGAGCTGGATTGCCTCTAATACTGCGGATGAGCATACTTTCCGACTTTCCAGTTGTCTGGAATATTATAAACCCTAAGTACCATAACAAGGTCGAGTGTTTATTGCTCCTTGGTTACAACGAGCTGCACATCGAGATTACGATGATAAAAGTAAAATGTAGATTGGTATCTTAA
- the LOC104742285 gene encoding myb-related protein 330-like codes for MMMRKPDITTIRDKGKPNHACGGNTNKPKLRKGLWSPDEDEKLIRYMLTNGQGCWSDIARNAGLLRCGKSCRLRWINYLRPDLKRGSFSPQEEDLIFHLHSILGNRWSQIATRLPGRTDNEIKNFWNSTLKKRLKNNNNNNTSPGSSPNNSNSNSLDPRDQQHVDMGGNSTSMMEGYHHDENMMIVGNTMSMDSSSSFNFAPMVNSVGLNQIDDPLMISVPDNRYHQMVNTGNVFNVNGLGDYGSTILDPTSKRVSVEGDWFLPPESTNGIACSTSNNLNLQVLDPCFNSKNLCHSESFKVGNMLEMENGSWEIENPKIGDWDLDGLIDNNSSFPFLDFQVD; via the exons ATGATGATGAGGAAACCGGACATCACTACGATCAGAGACAAGGGCAAGCCAAATCATGCATGTGGTGGTAATACCAACAAACCGAAGCTAAGAAAAGGACTTTGGTCGCCTGATGAAGACGAGAAACTAATAAGATACATGTTGACCAATGGACAAGGATGTTGGAGTGACATCGCTAGAAATGCTGGTCTTTTACGTTGTGGCAAAAGTTGTCGCCTTCGCTGGATCAATTACTTGAGGCCTGATCTTAAACGCGGCTCTTTTTCTCCTCAAGAAGAGGATCTCATCTTCCATTTGCATTCCATTCTTGGTAACAG GTGGTCTCAAATAGCTACTCGGCTTCCAGGTAGGACAGACAACGAGATCAAAAACTTTTGGAACTCGACATTGAAGAAGAGGcttaagaacaacaacaacaacaatacttCACCAGGATCATCACCTAACAATAGTAATAGTAATTCCTTGGACCCAAGAGATCAACAACATGTGGACATGGGAGGCAACTCAACGTCAATGATGGAGGGATATCATCATGATGAAAACATGATGATTGTGGGGAACACCATGAGTATGGACTCTTCTTCCTCATTTAATTTTGCACCAATGGTTAATAGTGTGGGCTTAAACCAGATTGATGATCCCTTGATGATATCAGTGCCGGACAACCGATATCACCAAATGGTAAACACAGGGAATGTGTTCAACGTTAATGGTTTAGGAGATTATGGAAGCACAATTCTTGATCCAACTAGCAAGAGAGTATCAGTAGAAGGTGATTGGTTTCTTCCCCCGGAGAGTACCAATGGCATTGCTTGTAGTACAAGCAACAACCTAAACTTACAAGTCCTTGATCCTTGCTTCAATAGCAAAAATCTTTGTCACTCAGAAAGCTTCAAGGTAGGGAATATGTTGGAGATGGAGAATGGTTCATGGGAaatagaaaaccctaaaatcggaGATTGGGATTTAGATGGTCTCATTGATAACAACTCTTCTTTTCCCTTCCTTGATTTCCAAGTCGATTga
- the LOC104742373 gene encoding E3 ubiquitin-protein ligase makorin-like gives MSSDRILCKFFVHGSCLKGENCEFSHDSKDPPNNVCTFYQKGICYYGSRCRYDHVRASSNLPRPPLTSDSESLDRSLSSTTPSRRNLQQQQGDEKSSNVYCINPRDYPICSFAAAGDCPRGNQCPHMHGDLCATCGKKCLHPFRPEEREEHTKECVKKQKHIEALKRSQDIECSVCLDRVLSKATPGERKFGLLTECDHPFCIQCIRNWRSSAPVSGMDVNSTLRACPICRKLSYFVVPSVVWYSTPEEKKEIIDIYKAKLRSIDCKHFNFGNGSCPFGASCFYKHAYSDGHLEEVVLRHLGTQEGDNIRLSELLGGLQIF, from the exons ATGTCCTCCGACAG gatACTGTGCAAGTTCTTTGTCCATGGCTCGTGCTTAAAAGGGGAAAATTGTGAATTTTCTCATGACTCCAAGGATCCTCCGAATAAT gTTTGCACATTCTACCAAAAAGGGATATGCTATTACGGGAGTAGATGTAGATATGATCATGTCAGAGCTTCTTCCAATCTTCCTAGACCGCCTCTTACCTCTGATTCTGAGTCTCTTGATCGCTCTTTATCATCCACCACTCCCTCTAGGAGGaatctgcaacaacaacaaggcgATGAAAAATCCTCTAACGTCTATTGTATCAATCCAAGAGATTACCCAATCTGCTCATTTGCTGCTGCTGGTGATTGCCCGCGAGGTAACCAGTGTCCTCATATGCATGGAGACCTCTGCGCTACTTGTGGCAAGAAGTGTTTGCATCCTTTTAGACCTGAAGAACGAGAAGAGCACACTAAAGAATGCGTGAAGAAGCAAAAGCACATCGAGGCTTTGAAACGTAGCCAAGATATCGAGTGTAGCGTGTGTTTGGATCGTGTCTTGTCAAAGGCCACTCCAGGGGAAAGGAAGTTTGGGCTTTTGACCGAGTGTGATCATCCGTTTTGTATACAGTGCATTCGTAATTGGCGTAGCAGTGCTCCTGTTTCAGGAATGGATGTGAACAGTACGCTGAGAGCATGTCCTATATGTCGCAAACTCTCTTACTTTGTTGTACCTAGTGTTGTCTGGTACTCTACTCctgaagagaaaaaggaaattatcgATATATACAAGGCAAAACTGAG ATCTATCGACTGTAAGCATTTCAACTTTGGAAATGGAAGCTGTCCATTTGGAGCAAGTTGTTTCTACAAG CATGCATATTCTGACGGTCACTTGGAAGAAGTTGTTTTACGGCATCTTGGTACTCAAGAAGGAGACAATATCAG GCTATCGGAGTTACTTGGTGGCCTGCAGATTTTCTAA
- the LOC104742470 gene encoding phosphoinositide phospholipase C 2 encodes MSKQTYRVCFCFRRRFRYTASEAPREIKTIFEKYSENGVMTVDHLHRFLIDVQKQDKATREDAQSIINSASLLHRNGLHLDAFFKYLFGENNPPLALHEVHQDMDAPISHYFIFTGHNSYLTGNQLSSDCSEVPIIDALKKGVRVIELDIWPNSNKDDIDVLHGRTLTAPVGLIKCLKAIRAHAFDVSDFPVVVTLEDHLTPELQAKVAEMVTEIFGEILFTPPVGESLKKFPSPNSLKRRIIISTKPPKEYKEGKDEEVVQKGKSLGDEEAWGREVPSFIDRNKSDAKDDLDGNDDDEDEDDDDDDEDKSKKNAPPQYKHLIAIHAGKPKGGITECLKVDPDKVRRLSLSEEQLEKAAEKYAKQIVRFTQQNLLRIYPKGTRVTSSNYNPLVAWSHGAQMVAFNMQGYGRSLWLMQGMFRANGGCGYIKKPDILLKGGSDNDIFDPKATLPVKTTLRVTVYMGEGWYFDFRHTHFDQYSPPDFYTRVGIAGVPGDTIMKKTKTLEDNWIPAWDEVFEFPLTVPELALLRLEVHEYDMSEKDDFGGQTCLPVWEIQEGIRAFPLHNRKGEKYKSVKLLVRVEFV; translated from the exons ATGTCGAAGCAAACGTACAGAGTGTGTTTCTGCTTTCGCCGGAGGTTTCGTTACACTGCATCTGAGGCACCCCGTGAGATCAAGACCATTTTCGAAAAGTACTCTGAGAATGGGGTTATGACCGTTGATCACCTCCACAGGTTTCTGATTGATGTTCAGAAGCAAGACAAAGCTACCAGGGAAGATGCACAGTCAATCATCAATTCTGCATCTCTCCTTCATCGTAATGGTCTTCACCTTGATGCTTTCTTCAAGTACCTTTTTGGTGAAAACAACCCTCCTCTTGCTCTTCATGAG GTGCATCAAGACATGGATGCTCCTATATCGCATTATTTCATATTCACTGGTCATAATTCATATTTAACTGGCAACCAGCTTAGCAGTGACTGCAGTGAGGTGCCTATCATCGATGCATTGAAGAAAGGTGTGAGAGTGATTGAATTGGATATATGGCCTAACTCCAACAAAGATGATATTGATGTTCTTCACGGAAG GACTCTCACTGCACCTGTGGGGTTGATCAAATGTCTAAAAGCTATCAGAGCACATGCCTTTGATGTATCCGACTTTCCTGTTGTTGTAACTCTTGAAGATCATCTTACTCCAGAACTTCAGGCTAAAGTTGCTGAG ATGGTTACTGAGATATTTGGGGAAATTCTGTTTACTCCTCCTGTGGGAGAATCTTTGAAGAAGTTCCCATCGCCAAACTCTTTAAAAAGACGGATCATCATCTCAACCAAACCCCCAAAAGAGTACAAGGAAGGTAAAGATGAGGAAGTGGTGCAGAAAGGTAAATCCTTGGGTGATGAAGAAGCTTGGGGGAGAGAAGTTCCGAGCTTTATTGATAGGAACAAAAGTGATGCCAAG GATGACTTAGATGGAAATGATGATGACGAggatgaagacgatgatgatgatgatgaagataagtCTAAGAAGAATGCACCACCTCAGTATAAACATTTGATTGCAATCCATGCTGGGAAACCAAAAGGTGGGATTACTGAGTGTTTAAAGGTAGATCCTGACAAGGTAAGACGCCTTAGTTTGAGCGAGGAACAACTTGAAAAGGCAGCTGAAAAATATGCAAAACAGATTGTGAG GTTTACTCAACAAAATTTGCTGAGGATTTACCCAAAAGGAACTAGAGTTACTTCATCAAACTACAACCCATTGGTTGCCTGGAGCCACGGTGCTCAAATGGTGGCTTTCAATATGCAG GGATATGGAAGATCATTGTGGCTAATGCAAGGAATGTTTAGAGCCAATGGCGGATGCGGCTACATCAAGAAACCAGATATTCTGCTGAAAGGTGGTTCGGATAATGACATCTTTGACCCAAAAGCTACTCTACCTGTAAAAACAACACTTAGG GTAACTGTATACATGGGAGAGGGCTGGTACTTTGATTTCCGCCACACACACTTCGACCAATATTCACCGCCTGACTTCTATACAAGG GTTGGTATAGCTGGAGTTCCAGGGGATACaataatgaagaagacgaagacatTGGAGGATAACTGGATCCCAGCTTGGGATGAGGTATTTGAGTTCCCATTAACCGTTCCAGAGCTGGCTCTGCTGCGATTAGAAGTGCATGAGTATGACATGTCAGAGAAAGATGATTTTGGAGGACAGACATGCTTGCCTGTTTGGGAGATACAGGAAGGAATAAGAGCATTTCCTTTACATAACCGGAAAGGGGAGAAGTACAAATCTGTGAAGCTTCTCGTGAGGGTGGAGTTTGTGTGA